TCAAAAGAAGACCATTCTCATTAAATCCAGGATCAGCAATTGGATTTTGTGAGAAACCCTCAAGTTGCCTGTGAAGGTGATGGAGCGTTCTGACTTATGCGAAAGCTCTTTGGAACGGATGGGGTTCGGGGTATTGCCAACGTTGAGCCGATGACGGTTGAGACGGCCATGAAGTTGGGCCGTGCCGCGGCTCACATCTTCAAATACAAGGCGGGCCGTCACCGGATTGTCATCGGAAAGGATACCCGCCTTTCCGGATATATGCTCGAGTCGGCCCTGACCTCGGGTATCTGTTCAATGGGGGTGGATGTTCTCCTCGTCGGTCCGCTACCGACACCTGCCATTGCCTTATTGGCCCGGAGTCTCCGAGCCGATGCCGGTGTTGTTATCTCTGCCTCGCACAACCCCTTTCAGGACAATGGAATCAAGTTCTTTTCCAGGAATGGATTAAAGCTTCCGGATGAAATGGAACTCCAGATTGAACGGCTCCTTTTTTCGGGTGAAATCGATGCTATTCGCCCGACAGCCGGTCAGATCGGAAAGGCCTTTCGAATTGATGATGCTGAGGGAAGATACATTGAATTCGTAAAAAACTCACTGCCGAAAGGGCTCGACTTTCAGGGCATGAAGGTCGTCGTGGATTGTGCCAACGGGGCCGCGTACAAGACAACGCCGACGGTATTGAGAGAATTAGGGGCCGATGTCATTGTCCTCAGCGACAATCCGGACGGAACCAATATTAATCTCGACTGTGGGACCCAACACCCTGAAAATTTACAGAAAGCGGTGCTTACACATCATGCCGACATCGGGATTGCCCATGACGGCGACGCCGACCGCGCCCTCTTCGTGGATGAATCCGGCCGGATTGTTGATGGAGATGCCCTCCTGGTGGCCTTTGCGGAGGCCCTTCATCAAGAAAAGGATTTAAAGGGGGAGGTGTTGGTGACGACCGTCATGAGCAATATGGGGGTTGAGGTCGCACTCCGGTCAAAAGGAATTCAGGTGCTTCGAACCCCGGTTGGAGATCGATATGTCCTTGAGCGGATGATAAAGGAGGGCTATAACCTGGGAGGTGAGCAGTCGGGTCATGTTATTTTTCTTGATTACAATACGACTGGCGATGGATTGATTACAGCGCTTCAACTTCTCTCTCTGATGAAAAGAAGAAATGAGCCTGTTTCCAGCCTTATGGCCTGCATGACCCCTCTTCCGCAGGTCTTGCTGAATGTAGAGGTTCAGAGGAAAGATGCGCTTGATGGTATCCCGGAGATCCAAAAGGCCATTCTCTCCTGTGAAGAAAGGTTAAAGGAAACGGGAAGAGTCCTGGTCCGATATTCCGGGACGGAGCCTCTCCTTCGGATTATGATTGAAGGGCAGGAGAAGGAAGAGATCTTAAGGATGGCGGAGGAATTGGCCGGGATTGTAAGGGAGAAAATTG
This region of Candidatus Manganitrophaceae bacterium genomic DNA includes:
- a CDS encoding phosphoglucosamine mutase, with protein sequence MRKLFGTDGVRGIANVEPMTVETAMKLGRAAAHIFKYKAGRHRIVIGKDTRLSGYMLESALTSGICSMGVDVLLVGPLPTPAIALLARSLRADAGVVISASHNPFQDNGIKFFSRNGLKLPDEMELQIERLLFSGEIDAIRPTAGQIGKAFRIDDAEGRYIEFVKNSLPKGLDFQGMKVVVDCANGAAYKTTPTVLRELGADVIVLSDNPDGTNINLDCGTQHPENLQKAVLTHHADIGIAHDGDADRALFVDESGRIVDGDALLVAFAEALHQEKDLKGEVLVTTVMSNMGVEVALRSKGIQVLRTPVGDRYVLERMIKEGYNLGGEQSGHVIFLDYNTTGDGLITALQLLSLMKRRNEPVSSLMACMTPLPQVLLNVEVQRKDALDGIPEIQKAILSCEERLKETGRVLVRYSGTEPLLRIMIEGQEKEEILRMAEELAGIVREKIGCPR